The following coding sequences lie in one Thalassoglobus polymorphus genomic window:
- the trpS gene encoding tryptophan--tRNA ligase gives MRVLSGIQPTGRFHLGNYFGAIRQYIELQHHDQAFYFIADLHALTTIRDKKQLRELTQDAALDLLALGLDPEQATLYQQSDVPEVTELTWLLMTVTQMSLLEKCHAYKDKIAKGLAADAGLFTYPVLMAADILAYDSNLVPVGQDQVQHLEVTRDIAQRFNHIYEKEVFVLPEGHVLKETSKVPGTDGEKMSKSYNNTIGIFEPPKKLRKKFMSIKTDSTPVEESKDPETCSVFGLYKLFANDEEQQALAERYRAGGMGYGDAKQTLYEKAMEHFAEARESREKLEQNLSDVEDILQAGAQKAREKAREVLDRAREACGL, from the coding sequence ATGCGTGTTCTCTCCGGAATTCAACCGACTGGTCGTTTTCATCTCGGCAATTATTTCGGTGCGATCCGTCAATACATCGAATTGCAACATCATGATCAGGCATTTTATTTCATTGCCGATCTGCATGCATTAACGACGATTCGTGACAAGAAGCAACTGCGAGAACTGACTCAGGATGCAGCTCTCGACTTGTTGGCTCTAGGACTCGATCCCGAGCAAGCGACGCTCTACCAGCAATCGGATGTCCCGGAAGTGACCGAATTGACCTGGTTGTTAATGACCGTCACACAAATGAGTCTGCTCGAAAAGTGTCACGCCTATAAAGATAAAATTGCGAAAGGTCTGGCAGCCGATGCTGGGCTGTTCACTTATCCCGTGCTGATGGCTGCCGACATTCTGGCTTACGACAGCAATCTGGTCCCCGTCGGGCAAGACCAGGTACAACACCTGGAAGTGACGCGAGATATCGCTCAGCGATTTAATCACATCTACGAGAAAGAAGTCTTTGTTCTTCCGGAAGGGCATGTACTCAAAGAGACGTCCAAAGTTCCCGGGACCGACGGCGAGAAAATGTCGAAGAGCTACAACAACACAATCGGCATCTTTGAACCTCCGAAGAAACTCCGCAAGAAATTCATGTCGATCAAAACTGACTCGACTCCAGTCGAAGAGTCAAAAGATCCAGAGACTTGTTCCGTCTTCGGGCTCTATAAACTCTTCGCAAATGATGAAGAGCAACAGGCACTCGCAGAACGCTACCGCGCTGGCGGCATGGGCTATGGAGATGCAAAGCAGACGCTCTACGAAAAAGCGATGGAGCACTTCGCCGAAGCGAGAGAGAGCCGGGAAAAACTCGAACAAAACCTCAGCGACGTGGAAGATATTCTACAAGCCGGAGCCCAAAAAGCACGTGAGAAAGCTCGCGAAGTTTTAGATCGTGCTCGGGAGGCATGCGGGCTTTGA
- a CDS encoding dihydroorotate dehydrogenase, giving the protein MSDLHVQLNRLKLRNPILVASGTFGYAKEMSAFVDFSKLGGIVPKTVTGEPRIGNAPPRTVETTSGMLNSIGLDNDGIDTFIEKHVPYLTGLDTALIANIAGRTVEDFATLAGKLANCSGIAALELNISCPNVSGGVDFGTNADSARDVVRAVRDVCSFPIIAKLTPNVTDITKIAAGAAEGGADAVSCVNTFQGMAIDWRKRKPILGNVLGGLSGPAIKPLALRAVYQVANAIDIPIIGVGGIATIDDVMEFLIAGASAVQIGTANFYDPGVSARLVDELDQIVESEGCSSVTEIIGSLRR; this is encoded by the coding sequence ATGTCTGATCTTCATGTTCAACTGAATCGTTTGAAACTTCGAAACCCGATCCTGGTTGCTTCCGGGACGTTTGGGTATGCGAAGGAAATGTCTGCCTTTGTTGATTTTTCGAAGCTGGGAGGAATCGTCCCGAAGACAGTGACCGGTGAGCCTCGAATCGGAAATGCTCCTCCGCGAACGGTTGAAACGACTTCCGGAATGCTCAACTCAATCGGTCTCGACAACGATGGAATTGATACCTTCATCGAAAAGCATGTCCCATACCTGACCGGGTTGGACACAGCTTTGATTGCGAATATTGCAGGACGAACGGTTGAAGACTTTGCCACGCTCGCTGGGAAGCTGGCGAATTGTTCGGGAATCGCAGCTTTGGAACTGAATATTTCCTGCCCGAACGTTTCTGGTGGAGTCGATTTCGGTACAAACGCGGACTCAGCCAGAGACGTCGTCCGAGCAGTTCGGGATGTCTGCTCATTTCCGATTATTGCGAAGCTGACTCCGAACGTTACTGATATCACCAAGATCGCTGCGGGGGCTGCGGAGGGGGGAGCCGATGCGGTTTCCTGCGTGAATACATTTCAAGGAATGGCGATTGACTGGAGAAAACGGAAGCCGATCCTCGGAAATGTCCTTGGGGGATTGTCTGGCCCGGCAATCAAACCGTTAGCACTGCGAGCTGTTTATCAGGTCGCAAACGCAATCGACATCCCGATCATTGGTGTCGGTGGCATCGCCACGATCGACGATGTGATGGAATTTCTCATTGCGGGGGCGAGTGCCGTTCAAATCGGAACAGCAAATTTCTATGATCCCGGAGTCTCTGCCAGATTGGTCGATGAACTTGATCAAATTGTCGAGAGCGAAGGCTGCTCTTCCGTGACGGAAATCATCGGCAGTCTTCGTCGATAA